A genomic segment from Bacillota bacterium encodes:
- a CDS encoding radical SAM protein, with amino-acid sequence MTPESEAAAPAAQPIHPRLRVSAGTAAAIGLDRLKVECLPTTAYLMTGERCDRNCGFCPQARESGARADLLSRVTWPDADPERVVEAIASSYDQAGRGGEGVKRVCLQVVHDRSSLPGTLEAVRRIRSRSAVPICVSVFLNDPDLVAALFEAGADRVTMPIDAVGEEIHRKIKGGGFATALKRVEEAAGRWPGRIGTHLIVGLGETEEEMVRLIGRLTGLSVTIGLFAFTPVRGTALAAANPPDLASYRRVQACNWLLGRHLIDLEAIRFADGRVAGFGLPAATIRELLASGEAFQTAGCPDCNRPYYNERPGGVMYNYPRPLTSEEAAAAIDLVLSAAPGE; translated from the coding sequence GTGACGCCCGAATCAGAGGCCGCCGCGCCGGCGGCCCAGCCCATTCACCCCCGCCTGCGCGTCTCGGCCGGCACCGCCGCGGCCATCGGCCTCGACCGCCTGAAGGTCGAGTGCCTGCCGACCACGGCCTACCTGATGACCGGGGAGCGCTGTGACCGCAACTGCGGCTTCTGCCCGCAGGCCCGCGAGAGCGGGGCCCGGGCCGACCTCCTGTCTCGGGTCACCTGGCCCGACGCCGACCCCGAGCGGGTCGTCGAGGCCATCGCCTCGTCCTATGACCAGGCCGGCCGGGGCGGGGAAGGGGTCAAGCGGGTCTGCCTCCAGGTCGTCCACGACCGGTCGAGCCTGCCGGGGACCCTCGAGGCCGTCCGCCGCATCCGCTCCCGCAGTGCCGTGCCCATCTGCGTGTCCGTTTTCCTGAACGACCCGGACCTCGTCGCCGCCCTCTTCGAGGCCGGGGCCGACCGGGTGACCATGCCCATCGACGCCGTCGGCGAGGAGATCCACCGCAAGATCAAGGGCGGCGGCTTCGCGACCGCCCTGAAGCGGGTCGAGGAGGCCGCCGGGCGCTGGCCCGGAAGGATCGGCACCCACCTCATCGTCGGACTCGGCGAGACCGAGGAGGAGATGGTCAGGCTCATCGGCCGGCTGACGGGCCTGAGCGTGACCATCGGCCTGTTCGCCTTCACCCCGGTCCGGGGGACGGCCCTGGCCGCGGCAAACCCGCCCGACCTGGCTTCCTACCGCCGGGTCCAGGCCTGCAACTGGCTCCTGGGCCGGCACCTCATCGACCTCGAGGCGATCCGCTTCGCCGACGGCCGGGTGGCCGGCTTCGGCCTTCCCGCGGCCACCATCCGCGAGCTGCTCGCCTCGGGGGAGGCCTTTCAGACGGCCGGTTGCCCGGACTGCAACCGTCCCTACTACAACGAACGCCCGGGCGGGGTCATGTACAACTACCCACGGCCGCTGACCTCGGAAGAAGCCGCCGCGGCCATCGACCTCGTCCTCAGCGCCGCTCCGGGAGAGTGA